The following proteins come from a genomic window of Coffea arabica cultivar ET-39 chromosome 11c, Coffea Arabica ET-39 HiFi, whole genome shotgun sequence:
- the LOC140016871 gene encoding ACT domain-containing protein ACR4-like isoform X1 — translation MASVSYSQTMDDEYEKFIRRMNPPRVVIDTESCKNATVIQVDSANKHGILLEVVQVLTDLNLIITKAYICSDGGWFMDVFKVTDQDGNKITDEGVLDYIQKVSCIECGNFEYFFRCIYGQIQLIPLVHLQSLGPDSCFASSMRRSVGVVSAMDHTSIELIGSDRPGLLSEVSAVLTHLKCNVVNAEVWTHNTRAAAVMQVTDKETGAAITDPERLAMIKQLLCNVLKGSNKSREAKTVVSHGVTHTERRLHQMMFADRDYERTGHETLNERERPNVNVVNWCDKDYSVVTIRCKDRPKLLFDIICTLTDMQYVVFHGNVDAEGPEAHQEYCVRHVDGSPVKSDAERQRVIQCLEAAIERRVSEGLKLELCTTDRVGLLSDVTRIFRENSLTVTRAEVSTRAGKASNTFYVSDASGYPIDGKIIDSIRQTIGQTILRVKGCPEELNQTPQESPTRFLFGGLFKSRSFVNFGLVRSYS, via the exons ATGG CCTCGGTGAGCTATTCACAAACCATGGATGATGAGTACGAAAAATTTATTAGAAGAATGAATCCACCCAG AGTTGTTATTGATACCGAATCTTGCAAAAATGCAACTGTTATACAG GTGGACAGTGCTAACAAACATGGCATACTGCTGGAAGTTGTACAAGTGCTAACTGACCTTAATCTGATAATTACCAAGGCTTATATATGCTCTGATGGAGGATGGTTTATGGATG TCTTCAAGGTCACTGATCAAGATGGGAACAAGATAACTGATGAAGGGGTGCTAGATTACATTCAGAAGGTGAGTTGTATTGAATGTGGCAACTTCGAGTATTTTTTTCGTTGCATTTATGGGCAAATCCAACTCATTCCGTTGGTTCATCTTCAGTCGCTTGGTCCAGATTCTTGTTTTGCGTCGTCTATGAGAAGATCTGTTGGGGTTGTATCAGCAATGGACCACACCTCAATTGAATTAATTGGAAGTGACAGACCAGGTCTACTTTCTGAAGTCAGTGCTGTCCTAACCCACCTAAAATGCAATGTGGTGAATGCTGAGGTTTGGACCCACAACACCAGAGCTGCAGCTGTAATGCAAGTAACTGATAAAGAAACTGGGGCTGCAATTACCGACCCTGAGAGGCTGGCTATGATCAAGCAGCTCCTCTGTAATGTACTCAAAGGCAGCAACAAGTCCAGGGAGGCTAAGACTGTTGTTTCACATGGCGTTACTCACACTGAGAGAAGGCTTCACCAGATGATGTTCGCTGACCGAGACTACGAACGTACCGGCCATGAGACCTTAAATGAAAGAGAAAGGCCTAATGTCAATGTTGTTAATTGGTGCGATAAAGACTACTCAGTAGTTACAATCCGGTGCAAGGATAGGCCCAAACTCCTCTTTGACATAATCTGTACGTTGACTGACATGCAGTATGTGGTTTTCCATGGAAATGTTGATGCTGAAGGACCAGAAGCTCATCAG GAGTATTGTGTAAGACATGTAGATGGATCCCCTGTGAAATCAGACGCGGAGAGGCAAAGAGTAATCCAATGTCTTGAAGCAGCTATTGAAAGAAGAGTGTCtgag GGATTGAAACTGGAATTATGCACTACAGACAGAGTTGGGCTTTTGTCTGATGTCACTCGTATCTTCCGTGAAAATAGCCTTACTGTCACCAGAGCAGAAGTGTCAACTAGAGCAGGCAAAGCTTCTAATACATTCTATGTTAGTGATGCTTCTGGATATCCCATTGATGGAAAGATTATAGACTCTATTCGGCAAACAATAGGACAGACAATACTCAGAGTAAAAGGTTGCCCAGAAGAGTTAAATCAAACTCCACAAGAATCTCCGACAAGGTTCCTCTTTGGTGGTCTCTTCAAGTCCAGATCCTTTGTCAACTTCGGCTTGGTTAGATCCTACTCTTGA
- the LOC140016871 gene encoding ACT domain-containing protein ACR4-like isoform X3, translated as MASVSYSQTMDDEYEKFIRRMNPPRVVIDTESCKNATVIQVDSANKHGILLEVVQVLTDLNLIITKAYICSDGGWFMDVFKVTDQDGNKITDEGVLDYIQKSLGPDSCFASSMRRSVGVVSAMDHTSIELIGSDRPGLLSEVSAVLTHLKCNVVNAEVWTHNTRAAAVMQVTDKETGAAITDPERLAMIKQLLCNVLKGSNKSREAKTVVSHGVTHTERRLHQMMFADRDYERTGHETLNERERPNVNVVNWCDKDYSVVTIRCKDRPKLLFDIICTLTDMQYVVFHGNVDAEGPEAHQEYCVRHVDGSPVKSDAERQRVIQCLEAAIERRVSEGLKLELCTTDRVGLLSDVTRIFRENSLTVTRAEVSTRAGKASNTFYVSDASGYPIDGKIIDSIRQTIGQTILRVKGCPEELNQTPQESPTRFLFGGLFKSRSFVNFGLVRSYS; from the exons ATGG CCTCGGTGAGCTATTCACAAACCATGGATGATGAGTACGAAAAATTTATTAGAAGAATGAATCCACCCAG AGTTGTTATTGATACCGAATCTTGCAAAAATGCAACTGTTATACAG GTGGACAGTGCTAACAAACATGGCATACTGCTGGAAGTTGTACAAGTGCTAACTGACCTTAATCTGATAATTACCAAGGCTTATATATGCTCTGATGGAGGATGGTTTATGGATG TCTTCAAGGTCACTGATCAAGATGGGAACAAGATAACTGATGAAGGGGTGCTAGATTACATTCAGAAG TCGCTTGGTCCAGATTCTTGTTTTGCGTCGTCTATGAGAAGATCTGTTGGGGTTGTATCAGCAATGGACCACACCTCAATTGAATTAATTGGAAGTGACAGACCAGGTCTACTTTCTGAAGTCAGTGCTGTCCTAACCCACCTAAAATGCAATGTGGTGAATGCTGAGGTTTGGACCCACAACACCAGAGCTGCAGCTGTAATGCAAGTAACTGATAAAGAAACTGGGGCTGCAATTACCGACCCTGAGAGGCTGGCTATGATCAAGCAGCTCCTCTGTAATGTACTCAAAGGCAGCAACAAGTCCAGGGAGGCTAAGACTGTTGTTTCACATGGCGTTACTCACACTGAGAGAAGGCTTCACCAGATGATGTTCGCTGACCGAGACTACGAACGTACCGGCCATGAGACCTTAAATGAAAGAGAAAGGCCTAATGTCAATGTTGTTAATTGGTGCGATAAAGACTACTCAGTAGTTACAATCCGGTGCAAGGATAGGCCCAAACTCCTCTTTGACATAATCTGTACGTTGACTGACATGCAGTATGTGGTTTTCCATGGAAATGTTGATGCTGAAGGACCAGAAGCTCATCAG GAGTATTGTGTAAGACATGTAGATGGATCCCCTGTGAAATCAGACGCGGAGAGGCAAAGAGTAATCCAATGTCTTGAAGCAGCTATTGAAAGAAGAGTGTCtgag GGATTGAAACTGGAATTATGCACTACAGACAGAGTTGGGCTTTTGTCTGATGTCACTCGTATCTTCCGTGAAAATAGCCTTACTGTCACCAGAGCAGAAGTGTCAACTAGAGCAGGCAAAGCTTCTAATACATTCTATGTTAGTGATGCTTCTGGATATCCCATTGATGGAAAGATTATAGACTCTATTCGGCAAACAATAGGACAGACAATACTCAGAGTAAAAGGTTGCCCAGAAGAGTTAAATCAAACTCCACAAGAATCTCCGACAAGGTTCCTCTTTGGTGGTCTCTTCAAGTCCAGATCCTTTGTCAACTTCGGCTTGGTTAGATCCTACTCTTGA
- the LOC140016871 gene encoding ACT domain-containing protein ACR4-like isoform X2, whose amino-acid sequence MDDEYEKFIRRMNPPRVVIDTESCKNATVIQVDSANKHGILLEVVQVLTDLNLIITKAYICSDGGWFMDVFKVTDQDGNKITDEGVLDYIQKVSCIECGNFEYFFRCIYGQIQLIPLVHLQSLGPDSCFASSMRRSVGVVSAMDHTSIELIGSDRPGLLSEVSAVLTHLKCNVVNAEVWTHNTRAAAVMQVTDKETGAAITDPERLAMIKQLLCNVLKGSNKSREAKTVVSHGVTHTERRLHQMMFADRDYERTGHETLNERERPNVNVVNWCDKDYSVVTIRCKDRPKLLFDIICTLTDMQYVVFHGNVDAEGPEAHQEYCVRHVDGSPVKSDAERQRVIQCLEAAIERRVSEGLKLELCTTDRVGLLSDVTRIFRENSLTVTRAEVSTRAGKASNTFYVSDASGYPIDGKIIDSIRQTIGQTILRVKGCPEELNQTPQESPTRFLFGGLFKSRSFVNFGLVRSYS is encoded by the exons ATGGATGATGAGTACGAAAAATTTATTAGAAGAATGAATCCACCCAG AGTTGTTATTGATACCGAATCTTGCAAAAATGCAACTGTTATACAG GTGGACAGTGCTAACAAACATGGCATACTGCTGGAAGTTGTACAAGTGCTAACTGACCTTAATCTGATAATTACCAAGGCTTATATATGCTCTGATGGAGGATGGTTTATGGATG TCTTCAAGGTCACTGATCAAGATGGGAACAAGATAACTGATGAAGGGGTGCTAGATTACATTCAGAAGGTGAGTTGTATTGAATGTGGCAACTTCGAGTATTTTTTTCGTTGCATTTATGGGCAAATCCAACTCATTCCGTTGGTTCATCTTCAGTCGCTTGGTCCAGATTCTTGTTTTGCGTCGTCTATGAGAAGATCTGTTGGGGTTGTATCAGCAATGGACCACACCTCAATTGAATTAATTGGAAGTGACAGACCAGGTCTACTTTCTGAAGTCAGTGCTGTCCTAACCCACCTAAAATGCAATGTGGTGAATGCTGAGGTTTGGACCCACAACACCAGAGCTGCAGCTGTAATGCAAGTAACTGATAAAGAAACTGGGGCTGCAATTACCGACCCTGAGAGGCTGGCTATGATCAAGCAGCTCCTCTGTAATGTACTCAAAGGCAGCAACAAGTCCAGGGAGGCTAAGACTGTTGTTTCACATGGCGTTACTCACACTGAGAGAAGGCTTCACCAGATGATGTTCGCTGACCGAGACTACGAACGTACCGGCCATGAGACCTTAAATGAAAGAGAAAGGCCTAATGTCAATGTTGTTAATTGGTGCGATAAAGACTACTCAGTAGTTACAATCCGGTGCAAGGATAGGCCCAAACTCCTCTTTGACATAATCTGTACGTTGACTGACATGCAGTATGTGGTTTTCCATGGAAATGTTGATGCTGAAGGACCAGAAGCTCATCAG GAGTATTGTGTAAGACATGTAGATGGATCCCCTGTGAAATCAGACGCGGAGAGGCAAAGAGTAATCCAATGTCTTGAAGCAGCTATTGAAAGAAGAGTGTCtgag GGATTGAAACTGGAATTATGCACTACAGACAGAGTTGGGCTTTTGTCTGATGTCACTCGTATCTTCCGTGAAAATAGCCTTACTGTCACCAGAGCAGAAGTGTCAACTAGAGCAGGCAAAGCTTCTAATACATTCTATGTTAGTGATGCTTCTGGATATCCCATTGATGGAAAGATTATAGACTCTATTCGGCAAACAATAGGACAGACAATACTCAGAGTAAAAGGTTGCCCAGAAGAGTTAAATCAAACTCCACAAGAATCTCCGACAAGGTTCCTCTTTGGTGGTCTCTTCAAGTCCAGATCCTTTGTCAACTTCGGCTTGGTTAGATCCTACTCTTGA